One Pullulanibacillus sp. KACC 23026 DNA segment encodes these proteins:
- a CDS encoding OmpA family protein has protein sequence MIRRLKKLEEDEQEEHIDESWLIPYADILTLLLALFIVLFASSSINISKYNAIMKSLKSELTGTKVDTKTAGLTVKNTQKSQKQPPKQPVTHPKSAPPKSANNDQDLENLKQKLETYIKKNHLQAVITLGDTQRGVEVTLKDYILFDSGKANLKPSSYKTLSAIVGLLNTVSNPISIEGHTDNVPIKNSEFKSNWELSAARAASVLHFFESKNIADQRMQFTGYGQFKPLYKNDTNKHRQANRRVNIVILRNN, from the coding sequence ATGATCAGACGGCTTAAGAAATTAGAAGAAGACGAACAGGAAGAGCACATTGATGAATCGTGGCTAATCCCCTATGCGGATATCCTGACACTATTATTAGCCTTGTTTATTGTCTTATTTGCTTCTAGTAGTATTAATATTTCTAAATATAATGCGATAATGAAATCACTGAAATCTGAATTAACAGGAACAAAGGTGGATACCAAAACAGCTGGTCTTACCGTGAAGAACACTCAGAAAAGCCAAAAGCAACCGCCAAAACAACCGGTTACTCATCCGAAATCAGCTCCTCCTAAATCGGCTAATAATGACCAGGATCTTGAAAACTTAAAACAAAAACTTGAAACCTATATAAAGAAAAACCATTTACAGGCCGTGATCACTCTCGGAGATACACAACGAGGGGTTGAAGTCACATTAAAAGACTACATTCTATTCGATTCAGGAAAAGCGAATTTAAAACCTAGTTCCTATAAAACCTTATCTGCCATAGTCGGCCTGCTTAACACCGTTTCCAATCCGATCAGTATTGAAGGACACACCGATAATGTCCCCATTAAAAATTCGGAATTCAAATCCAACTGGGAGTTATCCGCCGCTAGAGCAGCAAGTGTCCTCCACTTCTTTGAATCCAAAAACATTGCCGACCAAAGAATGCAATTTACTGGCTATGGCCAATTCAAACCCTTATACAAAAACGACACAAACAAACACCGCCAAGCCAACCGAAGAGTCAACATCGTCATACTAAGAAACAACTAA
- a CDS encoding PH domain-containing protein gives MAELIREDETLVLKLSTLEKVEGVHGDIRVPFTSVKDITILDDVIHAVHGMKFPGSRLPGVFAMGTFISREGKTFVIVHHQNKRGVKIKLSGESYNALIVGLDDPEKVAQSLGLSNS, from the coding sequence ATGGCCGAACTAATTAGAGAAGACGAAACCCTAGTTCTAAAATTGTCTACATTAGAAAAGGTAGAAGGCGTTCACGGAGATATCCGCGTCCCCTTCACCTCCGTCAAAGATATAACAATTCTTGATGATGTCATCCATGCCGTACACGGGATGAAGTTCCCTGGCAGCCGTTTGCCTGGCGTCTTCGCAATGGGTACTTTTATTTCCCGCGAAGGCAAAACATTTGTGATCGTGCATCACCAAAACAAACGCGGCGTAAAAATCAAGTTGAGCGGTGAAAGCTATAACGCACTCATTGTCGGCTTGGATGATCCTGAAAAAGTAGCACAATCACTTGGGTTATCTAATTCCTAA
- a CDS encoding helix-turn-helix domain-containing protein codes for MDTSKVGKLLLTLRKEKKMTQKEVASTMGISDKTISKWERGLGCPDVSLLGDLSNILGVNIEKILLGDLEPNDADGGNMRRIKFFVCSNCGSVMTSLGEAEISCCGRKLTPLLAKPEDDEHAAMIETIDQEYYITFQHDMTKNHFISFVAYVSYDRVLIVKLYPEQNAELRIPKMSGGTLYTYCNQHGLWVKEKKGRYY; via the coding sequence ATGGATACAAGTAAAGTTGGCAAACTCCTGTTAACGCTTCGAAAAGAAAAGAAAATGACGCAAAAAGAGGTCGCAAGTACAATGGGAATCAGCGACAAGACCATTTCGAAATGGGAACGTGGTTTAGGCTGTCCTGATGTGTCATTGCTTGGTGATCTTTCTAACATATTAGGAGTTAATATTGAAAAAATTTTATTGGGAGATTTAGAGCCCAACGATGCTGATGGAGGGAATATGAGACGTATTAAATTTTTTGTGTGCTCCAATTGTGGAAGTGTTATGACGAGCTTAGGGGAAGCAGAGATCTCTTGCTGTGGAAGAAAGCTAACGCCATTACTTGCAAAGCCTGAGGATGACGAACATGCAGCAATGATTGAGACGATTGATCAAGAGTATTACATCACTTTTCAGCATGACATGACGAAAAACCATTTCATTTCATTTGTTGCCTATGTTTCTTACGATCGGGTCCTCATCGTTAAGTTATATCCAGAACAGAATGCGGAACTGCGAATTCCGAAAATGTCCGGGGGCACATTGTACACTTATTGCAATCAGCATGGGCTATGGGTGAAAGAAAAAAAGGGACGGTATTATTGA
- a CDS encoding ABC transporter permease has translation MISLIKNEQIKLFNRRTTKAAFLGIVILNLLIALVIKRLFGSETDNFLVGTASAASFLMILSFVITGFAGAILSTEYELGTIKFLLIRPTSRVELLLAKFLGIQLVNLYFLIAFLLSSMLFSVIFFGFHHLDQNNMHLIIQTVMKYVDEFMDCLMISTLAIAFSTVFKNSAIAVGSVFAITIIGKTVVELLRESQLNWGKYVLFSNTNFSQYLSGEHAVFNGMTPLFSVGMLAGYFIVFMALSLVVFAKSDVTV, from the coding sequence ATGATCAGTTTGATTAAAAATGAACAGATAAAGTTATTCAATCGAAGAACTACTAAGGCAGCATTCCTTGGGATTGTGATTTTAAATCTCTTAATCGCGCTCGTCATCAAACGGCTGTTTGGTTCAGAAACGGATAATTTCTTAGTCGGAACGGCGAGTGCGGCAAGCTTTTTAATGATTCTTTCCTTTGTAATTACCGGATTTGCCGGGGCAATCCTCTCCACTGAATATGAGCTCGGAACTATAAAATTTTTATTAATCAGGCCGACCTCAAGAGTGGAATTGCTGCTTGCTAAATTTCTCGGGATTCAATTGGTTAATCTTTATTTTCTAATCGCATTTCTTCTTTCATCCATGCTGTTTAGTGTCATTTTCTTTGGTTTCCACCATCTTGACCAGAACAACATGCACTTGATCATACAAACCGTGATGAAATACGTCGATGAATTTATGGATTGTTTGATGATCTCGACACTTGCGATAGCTTTTTCTACCGTCTTTAAAAATAGTGCGATTGCCGTGGGATCCGTTTTTGCGATCACTATTATAGGCAAAACGGTCGTCGAGCTGCTCAGAGAAAGCCAGTTAAATTGGGGGAAATATGTTCTCTTTTCAAATACTAATTTCTCGCAATATTTAAGTGGTGAACACGCCGTATTTAATGGCATGACACCTCTCTTTTCAGTTGGGATGCTGGCGGGTTATTTCATTGTATTTATGGCTCTCTCACTCGTCGTGTTTGCTAAAAGCGACGTGACGGTGTAA
- a CDS encoding ABC transporter ATP-binding protein codes for MESAVLQIHHLYKRIGRHDILKDISLTIQRGEILGLIGPNGSGKTTLIRTIAGLIKANSGKVEICGKNIQSHFKEAIKEIGAIIENPEFYPYLTGYQNLRLWANMYKGIGQARIEEVVSLVQLQGSIHEKVSTYSLGMRQRLGVAQAILHKPKLLLLDEPTNGLDPSGMIELRTYLKRLSEKEGVAVLISSHLLHEIETICQRTTIIKDGTIIGNQSIEHFSDAKQQDVFYEVDDLDRAIQVLNAEDGTLEVERVDATKIRVRLRRDEMPLILKRLVDSEISVFEVKVDRSSLEDAFLAVTMARPDKTRSQMASGQRYRSKK; via the coding sequence ATGGAATCAGCCGTTTTGCAGATTCATCACTTATATAAGCGGATTGGTCGTCATGACATTCTTAAAGATATTTCTCTAACCATTCAAAGGGGTGAGATTCTTGGTCTAATCGGTCCTAATGGGTCGGGAAAAACCACGCTGATTCGGACGATTGCCGGACTGATAAAAGCCAATAGTGGAAAAGTTGAAATCTGTGGAAAAAACATTCAGTCCCATTTTAAAGAAGCGATAAAAGAAATTGGCGCGATTATTGAAAATCCTGAGTTCTATCCGTATTTGACGGGTTATCAAAATCTCAGACTGTGGGCCAATATGTATAAAGGGATTGGACAAGCGCGAATTGAAGAGGTTGTCTCGCTTGTTCAACTTCAAGGCAGTATTCATGAAAAAGTGTCCACGTATTCATTGGGGATGAGGCAGCGCTTAGGTGTTGCTCAAGCTATTTTACATAAGCCAAAACTGCTCTTATTAGATGAACCAACTAATGGGTTAGACCCTTCTGGAATGATTGAACTTCGGACGTATCTAAAAAGGCTGAGTGAAAAAGAAGGGGTCGCTGTCCTCATTTCTTCGCATTTGTTGCATGAGATTGAAACGATTTGTCAGCGGACAACGATTATCAAGGATGGGACCATTATAGGCAATCAGTCAATTGAACATTTCTCAGACGCTAAACAGCAGGATGTCTTTTATGAAGTGGATGATCTTGATCGAGCCATACAGGTGTTGAATGCGGAGGACGGCACTTTAGAAGTTGAGCGAGTGGATGCGACGAAAATCAGGGTCAGGCTAAGGAGAGACGAGATGCCGCTTATCCTCAAACGCTTAGTTGACAGTGAGATTTCAGTTTTTGAAGTGAAAGTTGATCGGTCAAGCCTTGAGGACGCCTTCTTAGCGGTAACGATGGCAAGGCCCGATAAGACGCGCAGCCAAATGGCTTCAGGGCAGCGCTACCGTTCTAAAAAGTAG
- a CDS encoding APC family permease: protein MVTSHNRLRRTLGVAPIVFLGLAYMSPFAVFDTFGVVSQETNGHVPASYILITIAILFTALSYGKMVKLFPDAGSAYTYTKKTMSAQLGFLVGWSALLDYLFLPMINAVLAGIYLSASFPEIPTWVWVVGLIIVMTLMNLTGIKIAVSVNALFVLFQLLVAIIFVSLTVHSILSGNDSSGFTTFPFFSKDMSTSLLFSGASILALSFLGFDAVTTLAEETITPEKTIPKGIFLIALIGGLFFILVTYFMQTLYPDVSVLKNIDGASPEIARHIGGILFQSLFTSGALISVLASGLAAQTSASRLLFSMGRDGVIPKRWFGSLHPKLLQPVFNIVFIGILSLSALFLDLVTATSMINFGAFTTFSFVNLSVIAYYLKNRRTIKLNVFGYLISPLIGLSFIIYLWMSLDLLALIFGLSWLFIGFVYLLLLTKGFRIKPPEYDFAETT from the coding sequence TTGGTAACGTCTCACAATAGGTTACGACGCACTCTTGGCGTTGCACCCATTGTCTTTTTGGGCTTGGCTTACATGTCGCCATTTGCTGTTTTTGATACATTTGGGGTCGTATCTCAAGAAACAAATGGCCATGTCCCGGCTTCCTACATATTAATCACAATTGCGATTTTGTTTACCGCTTTAAGCTATGGGAAAATGGTCAAGCTCTTTCCTGATGCAGGATCAGCTTATACATATACAAAGAAAACCATGAGTGCACAACTCGGTTTTCTGGTCGGCTGGTCAGCACTTTTAGATTATCTCTTTTTGCCGATGATTAATGCGGTTCTTGCCGGCATCTATTTATCGGCCAGCTTTCCCGAAATACCAACCTGGGTCTGGGTGGTCGGATTGATTATCGTTATGACACTGATGAATCTTACCGGTATTAAAATTGCCGTCTCCGTTAATGCTCTCTTTGTTCTTTTCCAATTATTAGTGGCGATTATCTTTGTTAGTTTGACGGTTCATTCCATTTTAAGCGGTAATGACAGCAGCGGATTTACTACCTTCCCATTTTTTTCAAAAGATATGAGTACGAGTCTCTTGTTCTCTGGCGCCTCGATTCTCGCTCTTTCCTTTTTAGGTTTTGATGCGGTTACAACCTTAGCCGAAGAGACGATTACCCCTGAAAAAACGATTCCAAAAGGCATCTTCCTGATCGCCTTAATTGGCGGGCTCTTTTTTATTCTTGTCACCTACTTTATGCAAACGCTCTACCCTGATGTTTCCGTTCTGAAAAATATTGACGGAGCCTCGCCGGAGATCGCTAGGCATATTGGCGGAATCTTGTTTCAATCGCTCTTCACAAGCGGTGCATTGATCTCTGTCTTAGCTTCAGGACTTGCCGCTCAGACCAGTGCCTCCCGATTGCTTTTTTCAATGGGGAGAGATGGTGTGATTCCGAAAAGATGGTTCGGTTCGCTGCATCCCAAATTGCTTCAGCCTGTTTTCAATATTGTTTTTATTGGCATCTTGTCGCTTAGTGCCCTATTTCTAGATTTGGTCACAGCTACCTCCATGATCAATTTTGGTGCCTTTACAACCTTCTCCTTCGTTAATCTATCCGTCATCGCGTATTATCTTAAAAACAGACGGACGATCAAGTTAAATGTCTTTGGCTATCTCATTAGTCCTTTAATTGGACTGTCATTTATCATTTACCTTTGGATGAGTTTAGATCTTCTAGCCCTTATTTTTGGATTATCTTGGTTATTCATCGGTTTCGTTTACCTACTCTTGCTGACAAAAGGCTTCAGGATCAAGCCACCAGAATATGACTTTGCTGAAACTACCTGA
- a CDS encoding DHA2 family efflux MFS transporter permease subunit, producing the protein MAESAAIQTTNQITGQRKWWAFATVLLTMFFSSMDQTVVSTAMPTIIGDLKGFNLYAWVFTAYMMASSVTVPIYGKLSDVFGRKPFYLFGLIMFGIGSAVSGQAHSMIELVWARAFQGIGAGAMMSMPRATVGDIFSPKERAKWMGVMMAVFGISSIVGPALGGWITDSFSWRWVFYINLPFAVLAIIGVTVTLPKVRAEHRVKVDWLGSLILVIGLVPILLGFTWAGSKYAWGSPIELSLFIGGVILLILFVLWERKASDPVLTPSLFKNRIFTTSLILGILVGMTMFGSLMFLPIFVQGVIGLNAQSSGWVMTPMMIGFIVGSIVSGQVMSKTGRYRYLAWFSGAIIVLGSVLLNQMDVHTTWVTVVINMVVIGLGIGSLMPLMNMVVQNAFPYKMMGTVNSTQQFVSSLGGVIASPIFGSILNKSFSYKLNHSLPASLKQFESKLSGINPQSLLTAQAQKSISSEFSKYGAVGHKMYLQLMDVVKLSLTYGVQHLFRVGLVFAILCFIGTFFLPEVKLKGKEYFEENGTAGEPKE; encoded by the coding sequence ATGGCTGAATCAGCAGCAATACAAACAACCAATCAAATTACAGGTCAAAGAAAATGGTGGGCCTTCGCGACCGTTCTCTTGACGATGTTCTTCTCTTCTATGGACCAAACCGTTGTCTCAACGGCTATGCCAACCATTATTGGCGATTTAAAAGGATTTAATCTCTATGCTTGGGTCTTCACGGCCTATATGATGGCTTCTTCTGTAACCGTTCCAATTTATGGGAAATTGTCTGATGTATTCGGACGAAAGCCATTTTACTTATTTGGTTTAATCATGTTCGGTATTGGGTCTGCCGTATCCGGCCAGGCGCATTCGATGATTGAACTTGTCTGGGCACGTGCTTTCCAAGGAATTGGTGCCGGAGCAATGATGAGTATGCCGCGCGCCACTGTTGGTGACATTTTCTCGCCAAAGGAACGTGCCAAATGGATGGGCGTTATGATGGCGGTATTTGGTATCTCCAGTATCGTTGGACCCGCGCTTGGCGGTTGGATTACAGATTCTTTCTCTTGGCGCTGGGTTTTCTATATTAACTTACCGTTTGCTGTACTTGCAATTATTGGCGTGACTGTTACGTTACCGAAAGTGCGCGCTGAACACCGTGTGAAAGTCGACTGGTTAGGCTCACTCATTTTAGTAATCGGGTTAGTTCCGATCTTGCTTGGGTTTACATGGGCAGGCTCGAAATACGCTTGGGGATCCCCTATTGAATTGTCACTTTTCATAGGCGGTGTCATCCTGCTGATCCTTTTTGTTCTGTGGGAACGTAAAGCATCGGACCCTGTACTCACACCGAGCTTATTTAAAAATCGAATTTTTACGACCTCTCTTATTTTGGGCATATTAGTTGGGATGACTATGTTTGGCAGTCTGATGTTCTTACCTATCTTTGTTCAAGGAGTCATCGGACTTAACGCCCAAAGCAGCGGTTGGGTCATGACCCCGATGATGATCGGATTTATTGTCGGCAGTATAGTGTCCGGCCAAGTGATGTCTAAGACTGGTCGTTACAGATATCTGGCATGGTTTAGCGGGGCTATTATTGTACTTGGGTCGGTCTTACTGAATCAGATGGATGTCCATACGACCTGGGTGACCGTTGTCATCAATATGGTTGTGATCGGACTCGGTATCGGTTCATTAATGCCGCTTATGAACATGGTCGTGCAAAACGCATTCCCATATAAAATGATGGGGACCGTTAACTCTACACAGCAATTTGTCAGTTCACTCGGTGGTGTCATCGCGTCACCTATATTTGGCTCGATTTTAAATAAATCATTCAGCTATAAACTAAATCATTCACTCCCTGCTTCATTAAAGCAATTTGAAAGCAAGCTTTCGGGAATCAACCCGCAATCGCTTCTAACCGCGCAGGCACAGAAGTCGATCTCATCTGAATTTAGTAAATACGGGGCAGTGGGTCATAAGATGTATCTTCAACTTATGGATGTTGTCAAACTATCCCTTACCTACGGGGTTCAGCACTTATTTAGAGTCGGGTTAGTTTTCGCGATTCTTTGCTTTATCGGGACCTTCTTCTTGCCGGAAGTCAAATTAAAAGGCAAAGAATACTTTGAAGAGAATGGAACCGCTGGTGAACCAAAAGAATAA
- a CDS encoding fructose-1,6-bisphosphatase produces the protein MDTKYLDLLARKFDSEEKVVTELINLEAILNLPKGTEHFVSDLHGEFKAFQHVLRNGSGRVKEKIKDLFRDELTVSELNDFATLVYYPEEKLKLIRHRFDNEHELHQWYEETIDRMIKLISYASSKYTRSKLRKALPEQFVYIIEELLYKTDESANKKPYYTMIVEQIISLGQADKLITGLAYTTQRLVVDHLHVVGDIYDRGPEPDKIMETLINHHSVDIQWGNHDVLWIGAFAGSKVCLANIIRICARYNNLNIIEDVYGINLIPLLNLAEKYYDDNLAFRPKGNTENKLSEHEILQITKIHQAIAMIQFKLEIPIIKRRPYFNMSERLLLEKINYDTEEITLNGKTYPLENTCFSTINPENPAELLEEEKDVLDKLLFSVQHSEKLARHMNFLMKKGSLYLKYNGNLLIHGCIPINEDGTMEKMTIGNQSYAGRDLLDVFEHYLWEAFLHPEKNDDLATDMAWYLWTGEYSSLFGKRAMTTFERYFIKDKETHEETKNPYYYLREEESVCRKILAEFDLNPDEGHIINGHTPVKEIKGENPIKANGKMIVIDGGFSKAYQSTTGIAGYTLLYNSYGMQLVAHEKFNSMEDVLLKGSDVLSVKRLVDEELERKKVRETNEGEHLLQQIAVLKSLMEYRYGARQTVPNIPSLV, from the coding sequence TTGGATACAAAATATTTGGATTTACTTGCACGTAAATTTGATAGTGAAGAAAAAGTAGTGACAGAGCTGATTAATCTTGAGGCGATCCTCAATTTGCCGAAAGGAACCGAGCATTTTGTCAGCGATTTGCACGGGGAGTTTAAAGCCTTCCAACACGTGTTAAGAAATGGGTCAGGAAGAGTAAAGGAAAAAATCAAAGACCTTTTTCGAGATGAATTAACGGTATCAGAGCTGAATGATTTTGCAACATTGGTCTATTATCCTGAAGAAAAATTAAAGCTGATTCGGCATCGGTTTGACAATGAACATGAATTGCATCAGTGGTACGAAGAGACCATTGACCGGATGATTAAGCTGATTTCATATGCTTCCTCTAAATACACACGGTCGAAATTGCGCAAAGCGCTGCCGGAACAATTTGTTTATATAATCGAAGAACTTCTCTATAAAACGGACGAGTCCGCCAATAAGAAACCTTATTATACGATGATTGTTGAGCAAATAATTTCACTTGGACAAGCCGATAAGCTCATTACAGGTCTTGCTTATACGACGCAGCGTCTAGTGGTGGACCATCTTCATGTGGTCGGCGATATTTATGATCGCGGACCGGAACCAGATAAAATTATGGAAACGCTCATTAATCATCACTCCGTCGATATTCAGTGGGGGAATCATGACGTCCTCTGGATCGGAGCTTTTGCCGGTTCAAAGGTTTGTCTCGCTAATATTATTCGGATATGTGCCCGATACAATAATTTGAATATCATAGAAGATGTCTACGGGATTAACCTGATCCCGCTTCTTAACTTGGCGGAAAAGTACTATGATGACAACCTTGCCTTTAGACCAAAAGGAAATACAGAAAACAAGCTGTCTGAGCATGAAATTTTACAAATCACGAAAATCCATCAAGCGATTGCCATGATCCAGTTCAAACTTGAAATTCCGATTATCAAGAGGCGCCCTTATTTTAATATGTCAGAGCGGCTATTACTTGAGAAAATTAATTATGACACAGAAGAAATCACTCTCAATGGGAAAACCTATCCTTTAGAAAACACGTGTTTTTCCACGATTAACCCAGAAAATCCGGCTGAATTATTAGAAGAAGAAAAGGACGTACTGGACAAGCTGTTGTTTTCCGTCCAACATTCGGAGAAATTGGCGAGACATATGAACTTTCTGATGAAAAAGGGTAGTCTTTATCTGAAATATAATGGCAATTTGCTAATACACGGCTGCATTCCAATAAATGAAGATGGCACTATGGAAAAAATGACGATCGGCAATCAGTCATATGCTGGTCGGGATTTATTGGATGTGTTTGAACACTATTTATGGGAAGCCTTTCTTCACCCTGAAAAAAATGATGATCTCGCAACGGATATGGCGTGGTATTTGTGGACTGGCGAATACTCATCTCTCTTTGGGAAAAGGGCTATGACGACATTTGAAAGGTATTTTATTAAGGACAAAGAAACGCATGAAGAGACGAAGAACCCTTATTATTATTTACGCGAGGAAGAGAGCGTCTGCCGGAAAATTTTAGCAGAATTTGATCTGAACCCGGATGAAGGACATATTATCAACGGTCACACACCGGTAAAGGAAATTAAAGGGGAAAATCCAATAAAAGCCAATGGTAAAATGATCGTCATCGATGGCGGCTTTTCCAAGGCGTATCAATCCACAACCGGAATTGCGGGATACACTTTATTATATAATTCCTATGGGATGCAGTTAGTCGCCCATGAAAAATTTAATTCGATGGAAGATGTTCTCTTAAAAGGATCCGACGTCTTATCAGTCAAGCGATTGGTAGATGAAGAACTCGAAAGGAAAAAAGTTCGAGAAACCAATGAAGGAGAGCACCTATTACAGCAAATCGCAGTACTAAAAAGCCTCATGGAGTACCGCTATGGAGCAAGACAAACCGTTCCAAACATTCCAAGCTTAGTGTGA
- a CDS encoding class I SAM-dependent methyltransferase, translated as MSKWFPRLYDTLMSPLEKKVSFKNKRKHLIERASGKVLEIGAGTGINFSSYTHDTSLVVATDPNPEMVKKAQEKAKIALVPLEIQIARAEELPFPDHSFDTVVATLVFCTIPHPESALKDIYRVLKPGGKLLLFEHVQMKQSLLKASQQLLTPIWKPLCDGCHLNRDTLGLIEASPLFHVKHVDSIYSGLFLAIEAEKHSQT; from the coding sequence ATGAGTAAATGGTTTCCTCGTCTTTACGATACACTAATGTCCCCTTTGGAGAAAAAGGTTTCCTTCAAGAACAAAAGGAAACACCTCATCGAACGGGCTTCTGGAAAAGTGCTCGAAATTGGTGCTGGAACGGGCATTAATTTCTCTTCATATACCCATGACACGTCATTAGTGGTGGCGACCGACCCTAACCCGGAAATGGTCAAAAAAGCTCAAGAGAAAGCAAAAATTGCTCTTGTTCCCCTTGAAATTCAGATAGCACGTGCAGAAGAACTGCCTTTTCCGGATCACTCTTTTGATACAGTGGTCGCAACACTCGTGTTTTGTACGATTCCACATCCAGAAAGCGCCCTTAAGGACATTTACCGCGTCCTAAAACCAGGAGGAAAGCTGCTCCTCTTTGAACACGTTCAAATGAAACAGTCTCTATTAAAAGCCTCTCAACAACTCCTCACTCCCATTTGGAAGCCGCTCTGTGACGGCTGTCACCTAAACCGTGACACACTTGGCCTAATCGAAGCAAGCCCCCTCTTCCATGTAAAACACGTAGATTCTATTTATTCAGGGCTCTTTTTGGCAATCGAAGCAGAGAAACATTCTCAAACTTGA